The following proteins come from a genomic window of Candidatus Methylacidiphilales bacterium:
- the metK gene encoding methionine adenosyltransferase gives MSDRYIFSSESVGEGHPDKVCDTISDAILDACLRVDPRSRVACETFAKSNVVVVGGEITIPKIGLKPIGDVINIDKTIRDAVRGIGYVHDDDVFHADRIFINNYLTTQSPDIAQGVDAVKAKGKKTAEQGAGDQGIMFGYASDETPELMPAPVMFAHRLGRELTRIRKQGKLAPWLRPDAKSQVSVEYIDGKPTRITNVVISTQHAASVSHAEIERFCIEQVIKKVLPKRMLTDKTEYLINPTGKFVVGGPQGDSGLTGRKIIVDTYGGMGRHGGGAFSGKDPSKVDRSAAYMGRWVAKNIVAAGLAQRCEVQFAYAIGHPKPVSVHIDTFGTGAVADARILRAVNQVFSFKPADIVSQLNLLRPIYSLTTNYGHFGKKNPEITWEKTDKAQALRKAAGV, from the coding sequence ATGTCAGACCGCTACATCTTCTCCTCCGAGTCCGTCGGCGAGGGCCATCCGGACAAAGTTTGCGACACCATTTCCGACGCCATCCTGGATGCCTGCCTCCGCGTCGACCCCCGCAGCCGCGTGGCCTGCGAGACCTTTGCCAAGAGCAACGTCGTGGTCGTGGGCGGGGAGATCACCATTCCGAAAATCGGGCTCAAGCCCATCGGTGATGTCATCAACATCGACAAGACCATCCGCGACGCGGTCCGTGGCATCGGCTATGTCCATGACGACGATGTCTTCCATGCCGACCGGATCTTCATCAACAATTACCTGACCACCCAATCCCCGGACATCGCCCAGGGTGTGGATGCGGTCAAGGCCAAGGGCAAGAAAACGGCCGAGCAAGGGGCGGGTGACCAGGGAATCATGTTCGGCTACGCCAGTGATGAAACGCCCGAACTCATGCCCGCGCCGGTCATGTTTGCCCACCGCCTCGGGCGCGAACTGACCCGCATCCGCAAGCAGGGCAAACTCGCCCCCTGGCTCCGTCCCGATGCCAAGAGCCAGGTTTCGGTGGAATACATCGACGGCAAGCCCACCCGCATCACCAACGTCGTCATCTCCACCCAACATGCCGCCAGCGTCAGCCACGCGGAAATCGAACGCTTCTGCATCGAACAGGTGATCAAGAAAGTCCTGCCCAAACGAATGCTCACCGACAAGACCGAATACCTGATCAATCCGACGGGCAAATTCGTCGTTGGCGGTCCCCAGGGCGACAGCGGCCTGACCGGGCGCAAGATCATCGTCGACACCTACGGTGGCATGGGCCGCCATGGTGGCGGGGCCTTCTCGGGCAAGGATCCCTCCAAGGTCGACCGCAGCGCCGCCTACATGGGCCGCTGGGTGGCCAAGAACATTGTCGCCGCCGGTCTGGCCCAGCGCTGCGAGGTGCAGTTCGCCTACGCCATCGGCCACCCCAAGCCGGTCAGCGTGCACATCGACACCTTCGGCACGGGTGCGGTGGCCGATGCCCGCATCCTGCGCGCGGTCAACCAAGTCTTCAGTTTCAAACCGGCCGACATCGTCAGCCAGCTCAACCTGCTGCGCCCGATCTACAGCCTCACCACCAACTACGGACATTTCGGGAAGAAAAACCCCGAAATCACCTGGGAGAAAACCGACAAAGCACAAGCCCTGCGCAAAGCGGCGGGGGTGTGA
- a CDS encoding metalloregulator ArsR/SmtB family transcription factor: MPAGPVSRLKLLGLLSDPTRLRILSLLQGDEMSVAELQEALNLGQSRISTHLGQLKESGVLLTRREGQRTYYRWSDTLPAILTPLCQAALEAAKELETHEKDRKARLLILKRRKETTRQYFNTLAGRLGKKYCPGRSWEAVGHLLLQMLPPQTIADLGAGEGLLSQMLAVRAKKVIAVDNSPRMVEVGSALARENGLEGLEYRLGDMEDPPIAAASVDTVILSQALHHAATPQKAMDAAYRILKKGGRVLILDLNAHTFDKARELYADTWLGFAETDLDQMMRLAGFKQTSVSIVAKETEAPHFQTLLAVGTK, from the coding sequence ATGCCCGCCGGACCCGTTTCCCGCCTCAAGTTGCTTGGCCTGCTTTCGGATCCGACCCGGCTGCGCATCCTGAGCCTCCTGCAGGGGGATGAGATGTCGGTGGCCGAACTCCAGGAGGCCCTCAATCTGGGACAGTCCCGCATCTCCACCCATCTCGGCCAGTTGAAGGAGTCGGGCGTGCTGTTGACCCGCCGCGAAGGCCAGCGCACGTACTATCGCTGGTCAGACACCCTGCCCGCCATCCTCACCCCCCTTTGTCAGGCCGCGCTGGAAGCGGCCAAGGAACTGGAAACCCACGAAAAGGACCGCAAGGCCCGCCTGTTGATCCTGAAGCGACGCAAGGAAACCACCCGCCAGTATTTCAACACCCTGGCCGGTCGCTTGGGGAAAAAATACTGCCCCGGCCGGTCCTGGGAGGCGGTCGGCCACCTGCTCCTGCAGATGCTCCCCCCCCAAACCATCGCCGATCTCGGTGCGGGCGAGGGCCTGCTATCGCAAATGCTGGCGGTGCGGGCGAAGAAGGTCATCGCAGTGGACAACTCCCCGCGCATGGTCGAAGTGGGGTCCGCACTGGCGCGGGAAAACGGACTGGAGGGATTGGAATACCGGTTGGGCGACATGGAAGACCCGCCCATCGCGGCCGCGAGCGTGGACACGGTCATCCTCAGCCAGGCCCTGCACCATGCCGCCACCCCGCAGAAGGCGATGGATGCCGCCTACCGCATCCTCAAAAAAGGCGGACGGGTGTTGATTCTGGACCTGAACGCCCACACCTTCGACAAGGCGCGGGAGCTTTACGCCGATACCTGGTTGGGCTTTGCCGAGACCGATCTGGACCAGATGATGCGCCTGGCAGGGTTCAAACAGACCTCGGTATCCATCGTGGCCAAGGAAACTGAGGCCCCCCATTTCCAGACCCTGCTGGCGGTGGGGACGAAGTAG
- a CDS encoding transposase, which yields MIFLTVAVNGRRPLLNRDTIYQLLKSVWSDAKDWKVGRYVLLPDHVHLFCAPVSMNPILSLPSWITYWKRTSTRRWPYLEEKPVWQREYWDRQLRSVDHYESKWNYVFQNPVRAGLVKEAEDWPYQGVIENLEA from the coding sequence TTGATTTTCCTGACTGTGGCCGTGAATGGAAGAAGGCCGTTGCTGAACCGAGATACCATTTACCAACTGTTGAAATCCGTCTGGTCCGACGCCAAAGATTGGAAGGTTGGGCGTTATGTTCTATTGCCCGACCATGTGCATTTGTTTTGTGCCCCTGTATCCATGAATCCCATTCTATCCCTTCCTTCGTGGATCACCTATTGGAAACGAACCAGCACCAGGCGTTGGCCTTATCTTGAAGAAAAGCCAGTTTGGCAAAGGGAATACTGGGATCGTCAACTCCGTTCCGTGGATCATTACGAATCCAAATGGAATTATGTTTTTCAGAATCCGGTGAGGGCTGGGTTGGTGAAGGAAGCGGAAGATTGGCCCTATCAAGGAGTGATCGAAAATTTGGAAGCTTGA
- a CDS encoding type II secretion system protein, with protein sequence MSPVRRNRRAFTLIELLVVITIIGILAGLALPAVNGALNTARKAEAGAMVNQLRTAMVSYQTEYGTWPGLFTGTDASTNSGDTALYNILIGSTSATASDQNPRRIVFMEFNTKVLRSNISSSNKTPDASGTKFVDPWHQAYWIQVDSDYNNQIAVGDNQGTINASVAIWSRGPQKSYDGTDKTKYVTTWK encoded by the coding sequence ATGAGCCCCGTTCGTCGCAACCGTCGTGCCTTCACCCTGATCGAACTTCTGGTGGTCATCACCATCATCGGCATCCTGGCCGGCCTGGCCCTGCCTGCGGTCAATGGGGCTCTGAATACCGCCCGCAAGGCCGAAGCCGGTGCCATGGTCAATCAGCTCCGCACAGCCATGGTCAGCTATCAGACCGAGTATGGCACCTGGCCCGGCCTTTTTACCGGGACGGACGCCAGCACCAACTCCGGGGATACCGCACTCTACAATATTTTGATTGGTTCTACCTCGGCCACTGCCAGTGATCAAAATCCCCGCCGCATCGTCTTCATGGAATTCAACACCAAAGTCCTCCGTTCCAACATCAGCTCCAGCAACAAGACCCCGGATGCCAGTGGTACCAAGTTTGTCGATCCTTGGCACCAAGCCTACTGGATCCAGGTTGATTCGGACTATAATAACCAGATTGCAGTCGGAGATAATCAGGGGACCATCAATGCCTCCGTGGCCATCTGGTCGCGTGGCCCTCAGAAGTCTTACGATGGCACGGACAAAACAAAGTACGTCACCACTTGGAAGTAA
- a CDS encoding four helix bundle protein: MAYKSFEDLEVWQRGCRMSVDLFLAFEKCRFPNLKSQIERAGLSVASNIAEGAERGGTKEFSQFLKIAKGSSGEVRTQLYIAQKLKAIDVTEAKRLVKESKEISAMLEGLRKSVHRSA; encoded by the coding sequence ATGGCTTACAAATCTTTCGAGGATCTGGAGGTTTGGCAGCGTGGATGCAGGATGTCAGTGGATCTTTTTTTAGCATTCGAAAAATGCCGCTTCCCCAATCTCAAAAGTCAGATTGAACGGGCTGGCCTTTCGGTGGCTTCCAACATTGCCGAAGGTGCTGAACGTGGCGGAACAAAAGAATTTTCGCAATTTTTGAAAATAGCAAAGGGGTCGAGTGGCGAAGTTCGAACCCAGTTGTATATTGCCCAGAAGTTGAAAGCAATCGACGTCACAGAAGCAAAAAGACTGGTGAAAGAATCAAAAGAAATCTCAGCCATGTTGGAAGGGTTGCGAAAGTCTGTCCACCGATCAGCTTAA
- a CDS encoding prepilin-type N-terminal cleavage/methylation domain-containing protein, whose product MTATSRPSRRAFTLIELLVVMTIITVLAGITIGVMGNVQKKAATSRASVEIAAIETALERYKIDNGDYPVANGIAITSNLYSSNPSNATYTTSGRTLFTALMGRSAYSATANATAYIELKEGQVGSLTTNSYIQDPFGYAYGYFYDSAGNVNSVASAKSLFNQVVPDIWSTAGETGAVTVTNDGSANYARYLRWVTNWGSRQ is encoded by the coding sequence ATGACCGCCACCTCCCGCCCTTCCCGCCGCGCCTTCACCTTGATTGAACTCCTGGTGGTCATGACCATCATCACCGTCCTGGCCGGCATCACCATCGGGGTCATGGGCAACGTGCAGAAAAAAGCCGCCACCAGCCGCGCCTCGGTGGAAATCGCCGCCATTGAAACCGCGCTCGAACGTTACAAAATAGACAATGGCGATTATCCCGTGGCCAACGGCATCGCCATCACCAGCAATTTGTATTCCTCCAACCCCAGCAACGCCACTTACACCACGTCCGGGCGCACACTGTTCACCGCTTTGATGGGACGCTCGGCCTATTCCGCCACCGCCAATGCCACCGCCTACATCGAGTTGAAGGAAGGCCAGGTCGGCTCGCTCACGACGAACTCCTACATCCAGGATCCCTTCGGTTACGCTTATGGTTACTTTTACGATTCCGCCGGGAACGTCAACAGCGTGGCCTCCGCCAAATCCCTTTTCAACCAAGTGGTGCCGGACATCTGGTCCACCGCGGGAGAAACCGGCGCCGTCACCGTGACCAACGATGGCTCGGCCAACTACGCCCGCTACCTCCGTTGGGTGACCAACTGGGGCAGTCGGCAGTAG
- a CDS encoding CopG family antitoxin — protein METITKWEQIPRFASVEEERDYWQQHQLDGRIMQEACFKSDGTESTTITLRMDPRMLARLKRLAGQRYLNYQSMIKQWLAERLEDELDKRS, from the coding sequence ATGGAAACCATCACCAAATGGGAACAGATCCCCCGTTTCGCCTCGGTCGAGGAGGAACGCGACTACTGGCAGCAACACCAGTTGGATGGACGGATCATGCAGGAGGCCTGTTTCAAGTCCGACGGCACCGAGTCCACCACCATCACCCTCCGCATGGACCCGCGCATGTTGGCCCGCCTCAAGCGCCTGGCCGGGCAGCGTTACCTCAATTATCAGAGCATGATCAAGCAGTGGCTGGCCGAGCGGCTGGAAGACGAACTCGACAAGCGTTCGTGA